Proteins encoded by one window of Actinocorallia herbida:
- a CDS encoding ABC1 kinase family protein — MSDLPLRAVTRTAKLAALPLGFAGRTALGLGKKTIGRSAEVVANEIQTRTAEQLFKVLGELKGGAMKFGQVLSIFEAALPPEIAGPYRATLTRLQESAPPMPVTTVHRVLAENLGAGWRAEFQSFDDKPAAAASIGQVHKAVWKDGREVAVKVQYPGAGKALISDFNQLARVGKLIGVLFPGADVKSILEELKVRVREELDYTVEAASQSAFAKAYSGDPDFLVPEVITQSGSVLVTEWIYGTPLSQIIAKGTKAERDRAGLLFARFLFSAPVRCGLLHADPHPGNFRLMEDGRLGVIDFGAVDRLEGGLQEEIGTLMRIGTLGSPEEIVEACRTEGIIRDGVEVDGAALAAFIEPLAVPMKAETFQFSREWLRDQAARVTDLRPDNVVRYLNLPNDYVLVHRTIGLGTGVLCQLECEGPFRAEAIRWVKGFAPGEPTGEGTAAGDPSA, encoded by the coding sequence GTGAGCGACCTACCCCTGCGCGCCGTGACGCGAACCGCCAAGCTGGCCGCCCTCCCCCTGGGCTTCGCCGGCCGCACCGCTCTTGGCCTCGGCAAGAAGACGATCGGCCGGTCCGCCGAGGTCGTCGCCAACGAGATCCAGACCCGCACCGCAGAGCAGCTCTTCAAAGTCCTCGGGGAGCTCAAGGGCGGAGCCATGAAGTTCGGCCAGGTGCTGTCGATCTTCGAGGCGGCCCTGCCACCCGAGATCGCCGGACCCTACCGGGCCACCCTCACCCGCCTCCAAGAGTCGGCGCCGCCCATGCCCGTCACCACGGTGCACCGGGTGCTCGCCGAGAACCTCGGCGCCGGCTGGCGGGCGGAGTTCCAGTCCTTCGACGACAAGCCGGCCGCCGCCGCGTCGATCGGCCAGGTGCACAAGGCGGTCTGGAAGGACGGGCGGGAGGTCGCCGTCAAGGTCCAGTACCCGGGTGCGGGCAAGGCCCTGATCAGCGACTTCAACCAGCTCGCCCGGGTCGGCAAGCTCATCGGCGTGCTGTTCCCCGGCGCCGACGTCAAGAGCATCCTCGAAGAGCTCAAGGTCCGGGTCCGCGAGGAACTCGACTACACCGTCGAGGCCGCCTCCCAGTCCGCCTTCGCCAAGGCGTACTCCGGCGACCCCGACTTCCTGGTCCCCGAGGTGATCACCCAGTCCGGCAGCGTCCTGGTCACCGAGTGGATCTACGGCACCCCCCTGTCGCAGATCATCGCCAAGGGCACCAAGGCCGAACGGGACAGGGCGGGTCTGCTCTTCGCCAGGTTCCTGTTCTCCGCGCCCGTGCGCTGTGGCCTCCTGCACGCCGACCCGCACCCCGGCAACTTCCGGCTCATGGAGGACGGACGCCTCGGCGTCATCGACTTCGGCGCCGTCGACCGGCTGGAAGGCGGCCTCCAGGAGGAGATCGGCACCCTCATGCGGATCGGCACCCTCGGCTCCCCCGAGGAGATCGTCGAGGCGTGCCGCACCGAGGGCATCATCCGCGACGGCGTCGAGGTCGACGGCGCGGCGCTCGCTGCGTTCATCGAGCCGCTCGCGGTGCCGATGAAGGCCGAGACGTTCCAGTTCAGCCGCGAATGGCTGCGCGACCAGGCGGCCCGGGTCACCGACCTGCGGCCCGACAACGTGGTCCGCTACCTCAACCTGCCGAACGACTACGTCCTGGTGCACCGGACCATCGGCCTCGGCACCGGGGTGCTGTGCCAGCTCGAATGCGAAGGCCCCTTCCGGGCCGAGGCGATCCGCTGGGTCAAGGGTTTCGCGCCCGGCGAGCCCACCGGCGAGGGCACCGCCGCCGGCGACCCCTCGGCCTAG
- a CDS encoding M48 family metallopeptidase, which yields MLVPSRLTKAEEEYEIARILQRLEGRERKSRPPSGDDELLDRAMRLSHRYLDGAACPSSVRWAANQRSRWGSCTPDDATIRISTMLRGMPAWVVDYVIVHELAHLLEPTHNAYFWNLVNRYPKTERARGYLEGVAAAPHLEATG from the coding sequence GTGCTAGTGCCCTCCCGCCTGACCAAGGCCGAGGAGGAATACGAGATCGCCCGCATCCTCCAGCGCCTGGAGGGCCGTGAGCGCAAATCCCGCCCGCCCTCCGGTGACGACGAGCTACTGGACCGTGCCATGCGGTTGTCGCACCGCTACCTGGACGGCGCAGCGTGCCCCAGCAGCGTCCGGTGGGCCGCCAACCAGCGCAGCCGCTGGGGTTCCTGTACCCCGGACGACGCCACGATCAGGATCTCGACGATGCTGCGCGGCATGCCCGCCTGGGTCGTCGACTACGTGATCGTGCACGAGCTCGCCCACCTGCTGGAGCCCACGCACAACGCCTACTTCTGGAACCTGGTCAACCGCTACCCCAAGACCGAGCGGGCCAGGGGCTACCTCGAAGGCGTCGCCGCGGCCCCGCACCTGGAGGCCACGGGCTGA
- a CDS encoding NUDIX hydrolase, producing MSDLHTDAVEVLTGWRAPDPGQEAMREDFLGHLSRHQDGMWRACRPGHLTASTLVLSADRSRVLLTLHGKLKMWLQMGGHCEPGDATLAAAALREATEESGIAGLALSVAPVQLDRHPVPCHPEGSWHLDVQYLAVAPEGARYMISAESDDLRWFEVDALPDLTDTALRSLVARAALAG from the coding sequence GTGAGCGACCTGCACACCGACGCCGTCGAGGTGCTGACGGGCTGGCGGGCGCCCGATCCCGGCCAGGAGGCGATGCGCGAGGACTTCCTCGGCCATCTGTCCCGGCATCAGGACGGGATGTGGCGTGCCTGCCGGCCCGGCCATCTGACGGCGAGCACCCTGGTGCTGAGCGCGGACCGTTCGCGGGTGCTGCTCACGCTGCACGGCAAGCTGAAGATGTGGCTCCAGATGGGCGGCCACTGCGAGCCCGGCGACGCCACGCTGGCCGCCGCCGCCCTGCGCGAGGCCACCGAGGAGTCCGGAATCGCGGGGCTCGCGCTCTCGGTGGCCCCGGTGCAGCTCGACCGGCATCCGGTGCCCTGCCATCCGGAGGGCTCCTGGCATCTCGATGTGCAGTACCTCGCCGTCGCGCCCGAGGGCGCACGGTATATGATCAGCGCGGAATCCGATGATCTGCGCTGGTTCGAGGTGGACGCACTGCCCGACCTCACCGACACGGCGCTGCGCTCCCTCGTGGCACGCGCGGCGCTCGCCGGTTAG
- a CDS encoding zinc-dependent metalloprotease translates to MGDTPFGFNRSSDDDDGDNKPNDPFGMGFGLPGTPGGGDMRQFADMLHQFADMLGGMGAGGSGPVNWEMVRNIARHLVVEAGDPSVVDAERRQIVDALRLADLWLDEGTTLPAGIRSPKAWSRSEWLEETLPVWEKVVDPIAARMTEAMGGAMGGPDNIPPEMAAMAGPLIGMVRQMAGAMVAGQAGQALGELAKEIIGSADVGLPLAPEGVGALLPAGVAAFADGLEIPTDEVRLYLALREAAHQRLFAHVPWLRPALLSAVGDYARGISVDLSGLEEKISGLDLSNPQAIQEALGGGEIQLTPEETPEQKLALSRLETLLALVEGWVGVAVAAAAANRLPSADRLAEAIRRRRATGGPAEHTFAALVGLELRPRRLREAEALWQSVTALKGVDGRDALWSHPDLMPTADDLENPDAFLHSTGDEFDLSQLEGLPPAEDQGGDKGDEPGPA, encoded by the coding sequence ATGGGCGACACTCCTTTCGGCTTCAACCGGTCCTCCGATGACGACGACGGGGACAACAAGCCCAACGACCCGTTCGGTATGGGTTTCGGTCTGCCCGGCACGCCCGGCGGAGGTGACATGCGGCAGTTCGCCGACATGCTGCACCAGTTCGCCGACATGCTCGGCGGCATGGGCGCAGGCGGCTCCGGCCCGGTGAACTGGGAGATGGTGCGCAATATCGCGCGCCACCTTGTGGTGGAGGCGGGCGACCCGTCCGTCGTGGACGCCGAGCGCCGCCAGATCGTCGACGCCCTGCGCCTGGCCGACCTGTGGCTGGACGAGGGCACCACCCTGCCCGCGGGCATCCGCTCCCCCAAGGCGTGGAGCCGCTCGGAGTGGCTGGAGGAGACCCTTCCGGTGTGGGAGAAGGTCGTCGACCCGATCGCCGCGCGGATGACCGAGGCGATGGGCGGCGCCATGGGCGGCCCCGACAACATCCCGCCGGAGATGGCGGCGATGGCCGGACCGCTGATCGGCATGGTCCGCCAGATGGCCGGCGCGATGGTCGCGGGCCAGGCCGGGCAGGCGCTCGGCGAGCTCGCCAAGGAGATCATCGGCTCGGCCGACGTCGGGCTGCCGCTGGCGCCCGAGGGCGTCGGCGCGCTGCTGCCCGCGGGGGTCGCGGCCTTCGCCGACGGGCTGGAGATCCCGACCGACGAGGTGCGGCTGTACCTGGCGCTGCGCGAGGCGGCCCACCAGCGGCTGTTCGCGCATGTGCCGTGGCTGCGTCCGGCGCTGCTGAGCGCGGTCGGCGACTACGCGCGCGGGATCAGCGTCGACCTGTCGGGCCTGGAGGAGAAGATCTCCGGTCTCGACCTCAGCAACCCGCAGGCGATCCAGGAGGCACTGGGCGGCGGCGAGATCCAGCTGACCCCGGAGGAGACCCCCGAGCAGAAGCTCGCGCTCTCCCGGCTGGAGACCCTGCTCGCCCTGGTCGAGGGCTGGGTCGGCGTCGCGGTGGCCGCCGCGGCGGCGAACCGGCTGCCGAGCGCGGACCGGCTGGCCGAGGCGATCCGCCGCCGCCGTGCGACGGGCGGCCCCGCCGAGCACACCTTCGCCGCGCTGGTCGGCCTGGAACTGCGGCCCCGCAGGCTCCGTGAGGCCGAGGCGCTGTGGCAGTCGGTCACCGCGCTCAAGGGCGTGGACGGCCGGGACGCGCTGTGGAGCCACCCCGACCTCATGCCGACCGCCGACGACCTGGAGAACCCCGACGCGTTCCTGCACTCCACCGGCGACGAGTTCGACCTGTCCCAGCTGGAGGGTCTGCCCCCCGCGGAGGACCAGGGCGGGGACAAGGGCGACGAGCCGGGTCCCGCGTGA
- a CDS encoding NAD-dependent epimerase/dehydratase family protein: MSTGDRRTVAVTGAASGIGQALTERLVASGRFARVIALDGRRGDVPGAVWRVVDIRDPALARRLDDVDVLVHVDVDRSPETDPKERRTYNVRGAQTVIACAAGAGVRDAILLSSAAVYGASAENPLPLPENAPLRAEPDTSVAGDFLEIEELAAGRLHPGLRISIVRPASLAGPGIDTVVTRHFEAPRLLRAKGVEPRWQFCHVDDLVAALELAALGEVSGAIAVGCEGFLTGEEVEQITGKSGFELPASLTFGTAQRLHRLGLTPAPATDLHYVVYPWVVDCAKLRASGWKPQHDNEAALRAMLAESAGRHAVVGRRVGGKEATMATAAGATVAVIGAAAAVRRARKRRRI, from the coding sequence ATGAGCACAGGGGACAGACGGACCGTCGCCGTCACAGGCGCGGCGTCCGGAATCGGACAGGCGCTGACCGAGCGCCTCGTGGCGTCCGGCAGGTTCGCCCGGGTGATCGCGCTCGACGGCAGGCGTGGCGACGTGCCCGGCGCCGTCTGGAGGGTCGTGGACATCCGCGACCCCGCCCTCGCCCGCCGCCTCGACGACGTCGACGTCCTGGTGCACGTCGACGTCGACCGCTCGCCCGAGACCGATCCCAAGGAACGCAGGACCTACAACGTCCGCGGCGCCCAGACGGTGATCGCCTGCGCGGCGGGGGCCGGCGTCAGGGACGCGATCCTGCTCAGCTCCGCGGCGGTCTACGGGGCGTCCGCGGAGAATCCGCTGCCCCTGCCGGAGAACGCGCCGTTGCGGGCCGAGCCCGACACGTCGGTGGCCGGGGACTTCCTGGAGATCGAGGAACTCGCGGCCGGCCGTCTGCACCCCGGCCTGCGGATCTCCATCGTCCGGCCCGCGTCGCTGGCCGGACCCGGGATCGACACCGTCGTCACCCGCCACTTCGAGGCGCCCCGGCTGCTCCGGGCCAAGGGCGTCGAGCCGCGCTGGCAGTTCTGCCATGTCGACGATCTCGTCGCCGCGCTCGAACTCGCCGCGCTCGGCGAGGTGTCCGGGGCGATCGCCGTCGGATGCGAGGGGTTCCTCACCGGCGAAGAGGTCGAGCAGATCACCGGGAAATCCGGGTTCGAACTGCCCGCCTCGCTCACCTTCGGCACCGCCCAGCGCCTGCACCGCCTCGGCCTCACCCCGGCTCCGGCCACCGACCTGCACTACGTCGTCTATCCCTGGGTGGTCGACTGCGCCAAGCTGCGCGCCTCCGGCTGGAAGCCCCAGCACGACAACGAGGCGGCGCTGCGGGCCATGCTGGCGGAGTCCGCGGGACGCCACGCGGTCGTCGGCCGCAGGGTCGGCGGCAAGGAGGCCACCATGGCGACGGCGGCGGGCGCCACCGTCGCGGTGATCGGCGCCGCTGCCGCGGTCCGGCGCGCCCGCAAGCGGCGCAGGATCTAG
- a CDS encoding molybdenum cofactor biosynthesis protein MoaE: MTVIRLADIRETPLSVDEVVAAVQDAAAGGTAFFAGTVRDHDRAQDGTEPKAVTALSYSAHPSALDRLREVMEKVAADFPVEALAAVHRVGDLAIGDHAVIVAASAPHRAEAFEACRRLIDDLKHEVPIWKHQHFTDGSSEWVGAC; encoded by the coding sequence GTGACTGTTATTCGACTGGCGGACATCCGCGAGACGCCCCTGTCCGTGGACGAGGTCGTCGCCGCGGTGCAGGACGCCGCGGCAGGGGGCACCGCGTTCTTCGCGGGCACCGTGCGCGATCACGACCGTGCCCAGGACGGCACCGAGCCCAAGGCCGTCACCGCCCTGTCCTACAGCGCGCACCCTTCGGCGCTGGACAGGCTCCGCGAGGTGATGGAGAAGGTCGCGGCCGACTTCCCCGTGGAGGCGCTCGCGGCCGTCCACCGGGTCGGCGATCTCGCGATCGGCGACCACGCGGTGATCGTCGCCGCCTCCGCGCCGCACCGCGCGGAGGCGTTCGAGGCGTGCCGGAGGCTGATCGACGACCTCAAGCACGAGGTGCCGATCTGGAAGCACCAGCACTTCACCGATGGCAGCTCAGAGTGGGTCGGCGCCTGCTGA
- a CDS encoding YlbL family protein, translated as MVSNVVQSLRGQLPHRRALTLSVVAVVVLLLALAGAVIPVPYVSLQPGPTMNTLGVNPETKKPLIEIVDAKTYPDDGHLNFTTVAYTGDPENPPTLYRALRDWLDPKRAVVPMDTIFPPGETAEQVEEANTALMADSQQTSVAAALTQMGKPLGSETYVGGVKKGLPAEGVLKVGDQITAVDGTKVTKATEVTDKLSHLAVGDKVTLTIVRGGKEQKAELTMGETTTDGQKRAVIGVELVDKFVLPIDVKMNVGEIGGPSAGLMFSLAIYDMLTPGSLTGGKFIAGTGTITADGQVGAIGGIQQKMIAARDAGATDFLVPAGNCDEAKSAAPDGLRLIKAETMGSAVESLQAIQSGKTQLPAC; from the coding sequence ATGGTCTCCAACGTCGTTCAGTCGCTCCGCGGGCAGCTCCCGCACCGGCGGGCGCTGACCCTCTCCGTCGTCGCGGTGGTCGTGCTGCTCCTCGCGCTGGCCGGCGCCGTCATCCCGGTGCCGTACGTCTCGCTCCAGCCCGGCCCGACGATGAACACCCTCGGCGTGAATCCCGAGACCAAGAAGCCGCTCATCGAGATCGTCGACGCCAAGACCTATCCCGACGACGGCCACCTGAACTTCACCACCGTCGCCTACACGGGCGATCCCGAGAACCCGCCGACGCTCTACCGGGCGCTGCGCGACTGGCTCGACCCGAAGCGCGCCGTCGTCCCCATGGACACGATCTTCCCGCCGGGCGAGACCGCCGAGCAGGTCGAAGAGGCCAACACCGCCCTCATGGCGGACTCCCAGCAGACGTCGGTCGCCGCCGCGCTCACCCAGATGGGCAAGCCGCTCGGCAGCGAGACCTACGTCGGCGGGGTCAAGAAAGGACTGCCCGCCGAGGGCGTCCTCAAGGTGGGCGACCAGATCACCGCGGTCGACGGGACGAAGGTCACCAAGGCGACCGAGGTCACCGACAAGCTGTCGCACCTCGCCGTCGGCGACAAGGTCACCCTGACGATCGTGCGCGGCGGCAAGGAGCAGAAAGCCGAGCTGACGATGGGGGAGACCACCACCGACGGCCAGAAGCGCGCGGTCATCGGCGTCGAGCTCGTCGACAAGTTCGTGCTGCCGATCGACGTGAAGATGAACGTCGGCGAGATCGGCGGGCCGAGCGCGGGCCTGATGTTCTCCCTCGCGATCTACGACATGCTCACCCCCGGCAGCCTCACCGGCGGCAAGTTCATCGCCGGCACCGGCACGATCACCGCCGACGGGCAGGTCGGCGCGATCGGCGGCATCCAGCAGAAGATGATCGCCGCCCGCGACGCGGGAGCCACCGACTTCCTCGTCCCGGCCGGCAACTGCGACGAGGCGAAGTCCGCGGCCCCTGACGGCCTGCGCCTGATCAAGGCCGAGACGATGGGCAGCGCGGTCGAGAGCCTCCAGGCGATCCAGAGCGGGAAGACCCAGCTCCCCGCCTGCTGA
- a CDS encoding PPA1309 family protein, whose product MTPLEETVRSIEAQTGWDGAPRLFALVETGELLRAQPELAGQLGLSPDDALTAVDQGDLEDGDIGALLPGIVWPSSVAGVALAMVRVTLPPEVEEEIPAEGDAVAWAMAHPRHEELRIVAGALRDGSRHAVLRIRSHEEELLSAADLVPDVTEALAQTLLPEEG is encoded by the coding sequence ATGACCCCTCTCGAAGAGACCGTGCGGAGCATCGAGGCGCAGACCGGCTGGGACGGCGCGCCGCGGCTGTTCGCACTCGTGGAGACCGGCGAGCTGCTGCGCGCGCAGCCCGAACTCGCCGGGCAGCTCGGCCTTTCCCCGGACGACGCGCTCACCGCCGTCGACCAGGGCGATCTGGAGGACGGCGACATCGGCGCGCTGCTGCCCGGCATCGTGTGGCCGTCGAGCGTCGCCGGGGTCGCGCTGGCGATGGTCCGGGTGACACTGCCGCCCGAGGTCGAGGAGGAGATCCCCGCCGAAGGCGACGCGGTGGCGTGGGCGATGGCCCATCCGCGGCACGAGGAGCTGCGGATCGTCGCCGGCGCGCTGCGAGACGGTTCCCGGCACGCGGTCCTGCGGATCCGCAGCCACGAGGAGGAACTGCTGTCGGCCGCGGACCTCGTCCCGGACGTCACCGAGGCGCTCGCCCAGACCCTCCTGCCCGAAGAAGGCTGA
- a CDS encoding UPF0182 family protein, which yields MLITLAVLVALFFIITGFWTDLLWYRSLGDGFSGVFTTQLRTRALLFVLGGLLMAAAVGLNMVIAYRLRPAYRPVSVEQQGLERYRAAVDPHRKAVFFALLGAIGLFTGLSSAGQVGTWLAFMNRTSFGEKDAQFGMDVSFFVFTYPFLRLIMGFLFVLVVLSIIAAVAVHYLYGGLRLQGPGDKASPSARAHLSVLVGLFVLLKAIAYWLDRWGLAYSERGKVTGLGYTDVNAVLPAKTILAAIALICAILFFVNIWRRGMMLPGVGFGLLVLSAILIGGVYPLIIQQFQVKPNELAKERVYIERNIEATREAFGVGGVEEQNYAPTKQPDAEEAEKYSETIPNVRLLDPTLLSPTFRQNQQLQGYYTFSDPLDIDRYPDADGKMQDTLVAVRELTGPPGTQSGWVNEHLTYTHGYGFVAAPGNTVDPQSKGPVYTASDMPQSCEMKTKENECQFSIEKPQVYFGEQSPDYSIVGVQDELDFPNGPRTTYDGTGGVRMDSFFNRVSYALKFRDRNILLSGDITEQSRILYDRNPRERVQKAAPWLTVDGNAYPVVADGRIVWVVDGYTTSNGYPYSERINLQDTTRDSNSNRQAVGRQPGSEINYIRNSVKATVDAYDGTVTLYAWDESDPVLKTWQKAFPGTVKTKAELEKTLGGEVFSHVRYPEDLFKVQRSVLRSYHVTDPSAFYDGQDSWEIPVDPTEASVTEPPFYLTLQMPSREEEKEPEQPGFSLTSTYVSRNGTNLTGFLAANSDPGSPNFGELRLLQVPREVSILGPGQMQNTFKGNDKVAPVLNRPAGSTTQVVYGNLLTLPFGGGFMYVQPVYQQSASGAQYPVLGWVLVSFGDQIGFATTFEDALKQVLQPGTEVPTTGQTPEQPETAPGTSPSVQQAINAVKQAFQESQDALKSGDLKKYAEAQDKLSQAINNLVEVQNKADDTAPTSTPSPSPTN from the coding sequence GTGTTGATAACACTGGCTGTGCTCGTCGCTCTTTTCTTCATCATCACGGGCTTCTGGACGGACCTGCTCTGGTACCGGTCGCTCGGCGACGGCTTCTCCGGGGTCTTCACCACCCAGCTGCGCACCCGCGCGCTGTTGTTCGTGCTCGGCGGGCTGCTGATGGCCGCCGCGGTGGGCCTGAACATGGTGATCGCCTACCGGCTGCGCCCCGCCTACCGGCCGGTCTCGGTCGAGCAGCAGGGCCTGGAACGGTACCGGGCCGCCGTCGACCCGCACCGCAAGGCCGTGTTCTTCGCGCTGCTCGGCGCGATCGGCCTGTTCACCGGGCTCTCGTCGGCAGGCCAGGTAGGCACCTGGCTCGCCTTCATGAACCGGACGAGCTTCGGTGAGAAGGACGCGCAGTTCGGCATGGACGTGTCGTTCTTCGTGTTCACCTATCCGTTCCTGCGGCTCATCATGGGCTTCCTGTTCGTCCTCGTGGTGCTGTCGATCATCGCCGCGGTGGCCGTTCACTACCTGTACGGCGGCCTGCGGCTCCAGGGCCCGGGAGACAAGGCCTCGCCTTCGGCGCGCGCCCACCTGTCGGTCCTCGTCGGCCTGTTCGTCCTGCTGAAGGCCATCGCCTACTGGCTGGACCGCTGGGGCCTCGCCTACTCCGAGCGCGGCAAGGTGACCGGGCTCGGCTACACCGACGTCAACGCGGTCCTGCCCGCCAAGACGATCCTCGCGGCGATCGCGCTCATCTGCGCGATCCTGTTCTTCGTCAACATCTGGCGCAGGGGCATGATGCTGCCGGGCGTCGGCTTCGGCCTGCTGGTCCTGTCGGCGATCCTCATCGGCGGTGTCTACCCGCTGATCATCCAGCAGTTCCAGGTCAAGCCGAACGAGCTGGCCAAGGAGCGCGTCTACATCGAGCGCAACATCGAGGCGACGCGAGAGGCGTTCGGCGTCGGGGGCGTGGAGGAGCAGAACTACGCGCCCACCAAGCAGCCGGACGCCGAAGAGGCCGAGAAGTACTCCGAGACGATCCCGAACGTCCGGCTGCTCGACCCGACGCTGCTGTCCCCGACGTTCCGCCAGAACCAGCAGCTCCAGGGCTACTACACCTTCTCCGACCCGCTCGACATCGACCGCTACCCCGACGCCGACGGCAAGATGCAGGACACCCTCGTCGCCGTCCGCGAGCTGACGGGACCGCCCGGCACCCAGTCCGGCTGGGTCAACGAGCACCTGACCTACACGCACGGCTACGGGTTCGTCGCCGCCCCCGGCAACACGGTCGACCCGCAGAGCAAGGGCCCGGTCTACACCGCCTCCGACATGCCCCAGTCGTGCGAGATGAAGACCAAGGAGAACGAATGCCAGTTCTCCATTGAAAAGCCCCAGGTGTACTTCGGTGAGCAGTCCCCGGACTACTCGATCGTCGGCGTGCAGGACGAACTCGACTTCCCCAACGGCCCCCGCACCACCTACGACGGCACGGGCGGCGTCCGCATGGACTCCTTCTTCAACCGGGTGTCCTACGCGCTGAAGTTCCGGGACCGCAACATCCTGCTGTCCGGCGACATCACGGAGCAGTCGCGCATCCTGTACGACAGGAACCCCCGCGAGCGCGTCCAGAAGGCCGCCCCCTGGCTGACGGTCGACGGCAACGCCTACCCGGTCGTCGCCGACGGCCGCATCGTGTGGGTCGTCGACGGCTACACGACGTCCAACGGTTACCCCTACTCCGAGCGGATCAACCTCCAGGACACCACGCGCGACTCCAACAGCAACCGCCAGGCCGTCGGCCGGCAGCCGGGCTCGGAGATCAACTACATCCGCAACTCGGTGAAGGCCACGGTCGACGCCTACGACGGCACCGTCACGCTGTACGCCTGGGACGAGAGCGACCCGGTCCTCAAGACCTGGCAGAAGGCGTTCCCCGGCACCGTCAAGACCAAGGCCGAGCTGGAGAAGACCCTCGGCGGCGAGGTGTTCTCGCACGTCCGCTACCCCGAGGACCTCTTCAAGGTGCAGCGCAGCGTCCTGCGCAGCTACCACGTCACGGACCCGTCGGCGTTCTACGACGGCCAGGACAGCTGGGAGATCCCCGTCGACCCGACGGAGGCGTCGGTCACCGAGCCGCCGTTCTACCTGACGCTCCAGATGCCGTCGCGGGAGGAGGAGAAGGAGCCGGAGCAGCCCGGATTCTCCCTCACGTCCACGTATGTGTCGCGGAACGGGACGAACCTGACGGGCTTCCTGGCGGCGAACAGCGATCCGGGTTCGCCGAACTTCGGTGAGCTTCGCCTCCTCCAGGTGCCCCGTGAAGTGTCGATTCTCGGCCCGGGGCAGATGCAGAACACCTTCAAGGGCAACGACAAGGTCGCACCGGTTCTGAACCGTCCGGCCGGAAGCACGACGCAGGTGGTCTACGGAAACCTGCTGACGCTCCCGTTCGGCGGCGGATTCATGTACGTCCAGCCGGTCTACCAGCAGTCCGCGAGCGGCGCGCAGTATCCCGTGCTCGGCTGGGTCCTGGTCAGTTTCGGCGATCAGATCGGCTTCGCGACGACCTTCGAGGACGCGCTCAAGCAGGTTCTGCAACCGGGCACCGAGGTCCCCACGACCGGCCAGACGCCCGAACAACCGGAAACGGCACCCGGCACGTCGCCTTCGGTTCAGCAGGCGATCAACGCCGTCAAACAGGCGTTCCAGGAATCGCAGGACGCACTCAAGAGCGGCGATCTGAAGAAGTACGCAGAAGCCCAGGACAAGCTCAGCCAGGCCATCAACAACCTGGTGGAAGTCCAAAACAAGGCTGACGACACCGCACCCACTTCAACGCCAAGCCCATCGCCCACCAACTGA
- a CDS encoding siderophore-interacting protein, which produces MAERRVPNPYRTVVLRTEQLTPHMVRVVVGGDDLKQRFHAGDFTDHYVKLQFPRPGSPTPFDPAAIRRELPRDKWPITRTYTVREWDPAAAELTLDFVVHGDSGIAGPWAASARPGDELWLAGPGGGYRPSADAGWHLLAGDESAVPAIAASLEQLPEGATAIALLEVESAEEEVPLPSLPGLTVTWLHRGSAPVGELLTAAFTALEFPSQDVQAFVHGEAGLVKAIRRDLRVTREIPLAQLSISGYWRLGADEDGWQSSKSTWNAQVEAEESSALS; this is translated from the coding sequence ATGGCCGAACGCCGCGTTCCGAACCCCTACCGCACCGTCGTGCTGCGCACGGAGCAGCTCACCCCGCACATGGTCCGCGTCGTCGTGGGCGGCGACGACCTGAAGCAGCGCTTCCACGCCGGGGACTTCACCGACCACTACGTGAAGCTCCAGTTTCCCCGACCCGGCTCCCCTACCCCGTTCGACCCCGCGGCCATCCGGCGGGAGCTCCCGCGCGACAAGTGGCCGATCACCCGGACCTACACCGTCCGCGAGTGGGACCCCGCGGCCGCCGAACTGACCCTCGACTTCGTCGTGCACGGCGACTCGGGCATCGCCGGCCCGTGGGCCGCCTCCGCGCGGCCCGGAGACGAGCTGTGGCTGGCCGGACCGGGCGGAGGCTACCGGCCTTCGGCCGACGCCGGCTGGCACCTCCTGGCGGGCGATGAGAGCGCCGTACCGGCCATCGCGGCCTCCCTTGAGCAGCTTCCGGAGGGTGCCACCGCGATCGCCCTCCTGGAGGTCGAGTCGGCCGAGGAGGAAGTCCCCCTTCCCTCCCTCCCCGGACTCACCGTCACCTGGCTGCATCGCGGCAGCGCCCCGGTGGGCGAACTCCTCACCGCGGCCTTCACCGCCCTGGAGTTCCCGAGCCAGGACGTCCAGGCCTTCGTCCACGGCGAAGCCGGTCTCGTCAAGGCGATCCGCCGTGACCTCCGCGTCACCCGTGAGATCCCCCTCGCCCAGCTCTCCATCTCCGGCTACTGGCGCCTGGGCGCCGACGAAGACGGCTGGCAGTCCTCCAAGTCCACCTGGAACGCCCAGGTGGAGGCCGAAGAATCCTCCGCCCTCTCCTGA